The Verrucomicrobiota bacterium genome has a segment encoding these proteins:
- a CDS encoding extracellular solute-binding protein, with protein MRLRLTIVFTALLITLALPLGLRRGGPHKEAPPEDTLVLITPHNETIRREFDKAFRQHMLAEHGRKIVLDWRVPGGTSEIRKFIDAEFVHSRKNERIGIGIDLFFGGGVYDFEQQQKAGQLEATEVFSRHPEWFQDDIIPASFSGEVYYHEGGEWVGTCLSSFGIIYNRDALARLGFEGVPDEWEDLAHPAFVGKVGLVDPTKSGSSTKAFEMLIQEQLQNAIASIPPEKAYRPNAIEDAKTLGWTKAMQLIQRISGNARYFTNESAKIPLDVAQGNAAVGMSIDFYGRTLAEAVADPATGQSRVGFVTPRGGSSYSVDPIAILKGAPNKALAEDFIDFVLSLEGQKLWDFKVGAPGGPEERSLRRLPLRRDLYTEEYLPYFADPEALPYDVEEPFVYLPELTGSRFSSIQFIVRVMCLDPHPEQKTAWKAILKAHQENGQLPRQAYGVFSNVDLVNYGNSGDGIRRVLRSDNQLETVILAKQLAGSFRKNYQRAYALAKAALP; from the coding sequence ATGCGCCTGCGGCTCACCATCGTCTTCACCGCCCTGCTCATCACCTTGGCCCTGCCCTTGGGGCTTCGCCGGGGGGGGCCGCATAAAGAAGCCCCGCCCGAGGACACCCTCGTCCTCATCACGCCCCACAACGAAACCATCCGCCGCGAGTTCGACAAAGCCTTCCGCCAACACATGCTGGCCGAGCACGGGCGCAAGATCGTCCTCGACTGGCGCGTCCCCGGCGGCACCTCCGAAATCCGGAAATTCATCGACGCCGAATTCGTCCACTCTCGCAAAAACGAGCGAATCGGCATCGGCATCGACCTCTTTTTCGGTGGCGGAGTCTACGACTTCGAGCAGCAACAAAAAGCCGGCCAACTCGAGGCCACCGAAGTCTTCTCCCGCCACCCTGAATGGTTCCAGGACGACATCATCCCGGCCAGCTTCTCGGGCGAGGTCTACTACCACGAAGGCGGGGAATGGGTCGGCACCTGCCTCTCCTCCTTCGGCATCATCTACAATCGGGATGCCTTGGCCCGGCTCGGCTTCGAAGGCGTCCCGGACGAATGGGAAGACCTGGCTCACCCCGCCTTCGTGGGCAAGGTCGGCCTGGTCGACCCCACCAAAAGCGGCTCCTCCACCAAAGCCTTTGAAATGCTCATCCAAGAGCAGCTCCAAAACGCCATCGCCTCCATCCCTCCCGAAAAAGCCTACCGCCCGAACGCCATCGAAGACGCCAAGACCCTTGGCTGGACGAAAGCCATGCAACTCATCCAGCGCATCAGCGGCAACGCCCGCTACTTCACCAACGAATCGGCCAAGATCCCCCTGGATGTGGCCCAAGGGAATGCAGCCGTCGGCATGTCGATCGACTTCTACGGACGCACCTTGGCCGAAGCGGTGGCCGACCCCGCGACCGGCCAATCCCGGGTCGGCTTCGTCACCCCGCGCGGCGGCTCCAGCTATAGCGTCGATCCCATCGCCATCCTCAAAGGCGCTCCCAACAAAGCGCTCGCCGAAGACTTCATCGACTTCGTCCTCTCCCTCGAAGGTCAAAAACTCTGGGACTTCAAAGTCGGTGCCCCGGGCGGCCCGGAAGAACGCTCCCTGCGCCGCCTCCCGCTCCGCCGCGACCTCTACACCGAAGAATACCTGCCCTACTTCGCCGACCCCGAGGCCCTCCCCTACGACGTCGAAGAGCCCTTCGTCTACCTGCCCGAACTGACCGGCAGTCGCTTCTCCAGCATCCAATTCATCGTGCGGGTCATGTGCCTCGACCCTCATCCCGAGCAGAAAACTGCTTGGAAAGCCATCCTGAAAGCGCATCAGGAAAACGGCCAACTCCCCCGCCAAGCCTATGGCGTCTTCTCGAACGTGGACCTCGTGAACTACGGAAACTCGGGCGATGGCATCCGCCGCGTTCTCCGCTCGGATAACCAACTGGAAACCGTCATCCTCGCCAAGCAGTTGGCCGGCTCCTTCCGCAAAAACTACCAACGCGCCTACGCCCTCGCCAAGGCCGCCCTTCCATGA
- a CDS encoding ABC transporter ATP-binding protein has protein sequence MVSIRIRALSKFFGDTTALNNINLEIQPGEIFFLLGPSGCGKTTLLRHLAGFYQPDSGALYFDEVDITKDPAYKRDTAMVFQNYALWPHMTVGKNVAFGLEERKMNKKTIERSTIEALEMVHMEEYADRKINQLSGGQQQRVALARAIVVRPKCLLLDEPLSNLDAQLRLEMRSEIRRIAKEFKLTTVYVTHDQKEALSVADRMAILEKGSLAQVGSPEDVFRNPLSQTVASFIGETNFLDGHIRSHGTSTSEVETAYGTFRGRLTDPKWNPEKGSACRLSIRPECFLLQSESAAQNAVSGHLKDRTYLGETAQYEFEPTASSTRLRIAELNPAHLSTASDTVLHAVAKPEDVVILRP, from the coding sequence ATGGTATCCATCCGCATCCGCGCGCTCTCCAAGTTCTTCGGCGACACCACGGCGCTGAACAACATCAACCTCGAGATCCAGCCGGGCGAAATCTTCTTCCTCCTCGGTCCCAGCGGATGTGGCAAAACCACCCTCCTGCGGCACCTGGCCGGCTTCTACCAGCCGGACTCGGGGGCCCTCTACTTCGACGAGGTCGACATCACCAAGGACCCAGCCTACAAGCGGGACACCGCCATGGTCTTCCAAAACTACGCCCTCTGGCCGCACATGACCGTGGGCAAGAACGTGGCCTTCGGCTTGGAAGAGCGGAAGATGAACAAGAAAACCATCGAGCGCAGCACCATCGAAGCGCTCGAAATGGTCCACATGGAGGAGTATGCCGACCGCAAGATCAACCAGCTCTCCGGCGGCCAGCAACAGCGCGTGGCCCTGGCCCGCGCCATCGTGGTCCGTCCGAAATGCCTTCTCCTGGACGAACCCCTCTCCAATCTCGATGCGCAGTTGCGCTTGGAAATGCGCTCGGAGATCCGCCGGATCGCCAAGGAATTCAAGCTCACCACCGTCTATGTCACGCACGATCAGAAGGAAGCCCTCTCGGTGGCCGACCGCATGGCCATCTTAGAAAAAGGCAGCCTGGCGCAAGTCGGAAGCCCTGAAGACGTCTTCCGCAATCCTCTCAGCCAAACCGTCGCCTCCTTCATCGGCGAAACCAATTTCCTGGATGGCCACATCCGCTCCCACGGCACCTCCACCTCCGAAGTGGAGACCGCTTATGGGACCTTTCGCGGTCGCTTGACCGACCCCAAATGGAACCCGGAAAAAGGCAGCGCGTGCCGGCTTTCCATCCGCCCAGAGTGCTTCCTCTTGCAAAGCGAAAGCGCAGCCCAGAACGCCGTCTCCGGTCACCTAAAAGACCGCACCTACCTGGGGGAAACCGCCCAGTACGAATTCGAGCCCACCGCCAGCTCCACCCGTCTTCGGATCGCTGAACTGAACCCGGCCCACCTCTCGACTGCTTCCGACACCGTCCTGCACGCGGTTGCCAAACCGGAAGACGTCGTCATCCTTCGCCCCTGA
- a CDS encoding M23 family metallopeptidase, producing the protein MIARSPAILLLAPALVLWAGASSLSAETKRIPMADGFDFPVGKPDAEGYYKARGFWPNGHLGEDWNDKRGGNSDLGAPVYSIGKGIVVQAHDVKVGWGNVVIVRHIYRDRKTGKLRLIDSLYGHLNEIKVKKGAILQRGQLLGTIGTNRGMYAAHLHFEIRKNIYVGMHRSSYKKDFSVYHDPTPFIRANRKLRNEFRRYPVPVNTFKPYP; encoded by the coding sequence ATGATCGCCCGCTCCCCCGCCATCCTCTTGCTGGCCCCGGCCCTCGTCTTGTGGGCGGGGGCCTCTTCGCTTTCTGCTGAAACCAAGCGCATCCCGATGGCGGATGGCTTCGACTTCCCGGTCGGCAAACCGGACGCCGAAGGCTACTACAAGGCCCGCGGCTTCTGGCCCAATGGGCACCTCGGAGAAGACTGGAATGACAAGCGCGGGGGCAATAGCGACCTCGGGGCCCCCGTCTACAGCATCGGGAAGGGCATCGTGGTCCAAGCGCACGACGTCAAGGTCGGCTGGGGCAATGTCGTGATTGTGCGGCATATCTACCGCGACCGAAAAACCGGCAAGCTCCGCCTCATCGACTCCCTCTACGGCCACCTCAACGAAATCAAAGTCAAGAAAGGGGCCATCCTCCAAAGGGGCCAGCTCCTGGGCACCATCGGCACCAACCGCGGCATGTATGCCGCCCACCTCCACTTCGAGATCCGCAAAAACATCTACGTCGGGATGCACCGCTCCAGCTACAAGAAGGACTTCTCGGTCTACCACGATCCCACTCCCTTCATCCGGGCCAACCGGAAGCTGCGCAACGAGTTCCGTCGCTACCCCGTGCCCGTGAATACCTTCAAGCCCTATCCGTGA
- a CDS encoding undecaprenyl-diphosphate phosphatase gives MKDLLILAALALASGPLAAQEPEVSATPEMNLWQAGVLGIVEGLTEYLPISSTGHLIVTQRFLGIPMDTPERKQAADAYAISIQGGAILAVLGLYFPSVRRMALGLLGRDPEGLRLALALVVAFLPAVAIGLAFNHIIKEYLFGLWPVVMAWIVGGILILVLARKPKAEELGESGTLPVPTLRQSLLIGLFQCVAMWPGTSRSLMVIVGGLLVGLSMRRSVEFSFLLGLLTLGAATCKDAVEFGPLMLATYGWGSLLVGGLAALISAVFAVKWMVGYLNRHGLQLFGWYRIAVGLLVASLIWAGWFEGLA, from the coding sequence ATGAAAGATCTTCTTATTCTGGCCGCCTTGGCCTTGGCCTCCGGGCCCCTGGCTGCGCAAGAGCCGGAAGTCTCGGCCACCCCGGAAATGAACCTCTGGCAGGCGGGGGTCCTCGGGATCGTGGAAGGACTGACTGAATACCTCCCCATCTCCTCGACCGGCCACCTCATCGTCACGCAACGCTTCCTCGGCATCCCAATGGACACACCGGAGCGCAAGCAGGCGGCCGACGCCTACGCCATCAGCATCCAGGGCGGGGCCATCCTAGCCGTGCTCGGCCTCTACTTTCCCAGCGTCCGCCGGATGGCCTTGGGCCTCCTGGGGCGCGATCCCGAGGGACTCCGCTTGGCGCTGGCCCTCGTGGTGGCCTTCCTGCCAGCGGTCGCGATCGGCCTCGCCTTCAATCACATAATCAAGGAATATCTCTTTGGCCTCTGGCCGGTCGTCATGGCCTGGATCGTGGGCGGGATCCTCATCCTGGTGCTGGCCCGCAAGCCGAAGGCGGAAGAGCTCGGCGAAAGCGGCACCCTCCCCGTCCCCACCCTCAGGCAATCCTTGCTGATCGGCTTGTTCCAATGTGTCGCCATGTGGCCGGGCACCAGCCGCTCCCTCATGGTGATCGTGGGCGGACTGCTGGTGGGCCTCTCGATGCGCCGCTCGGTCGAGTTTTCCTTCCTGCTGGGCCTGCTCACCCTCGGAGCCGCCACCTGCAAGGACGCGGTCGAGTTCGGCCCGCTCATGCTGGCGACCTACGGGTGGGGCAGCCTCTTGGTAGGCGGACTGGCCGCCCTGATCTCGGCCGTCTTCGCGGTCAAATGGATGGTCGGCTACCTCAACCGACACGGCCTCCAGCTCTTCGGCTGGTATCGCATCGCGGTCGGCCTCCTGGTAGCCAGCCTCATTTGGGCGGGCTGGTTCGAAGGCTTGGCCTAG
- a CDS encoding P-II family nitrogen regulator gives MKKVQAIIKPFKLEEVKEALAEIGVQGITLTEVEGYGRQHGHSQIYRGSEYNSETLPKLQLEVIVDDDLSPRVVDAVLESAFTGRVGDGKIFVSPILTALRIRTGETGPSAL, from the coding sequence ATGAAGAAAGTCCAAGCCATCATCAAGCCCTTCAAACTGGAAGAAGTGAAAGAGGCCTTGGCGGAGATTGGCGTCCAGGGGATCACCCTGACCGAAGTCGAGGGCTATGGCCGACAACACGGCCACAGTCAGATCTACCGAGGCAGCGAATACAACTCCGAAACCCTCCCCAAGCTCCAGCTCGAAGTCATCGTGGACGATGACCTCTCCCCACGAGTGGTGGACGCCGTCCTCGAATCCGCCTTCACCGGCCGAGTGGGAGATGGCAAAATCTTCGTCTCCCCCATCCTGACCGCTCTCCGCATCCGGACGGGCGAGACCGGCCCGAGCGCACTCTGA
- a CDS encoding TPM domain-containing protein: MTALRTLLLGLLATLPLPALAEDLPDLPASHILDTSRFFEEAREAALSQKLLQLAEEKNIFVYAVSSTSMISLTPDQYAEQLYQHWIEPTGRNGVIVLYVRGEHKLSFGAAEKLEEFLPRFELERIFRTASVAARQQERVADRLESAVTVVAEEFFRTELAASKTEDLVTNRENLKLYIFVVGGAVLVTLLFFIFSRLLRSSELKDSRFYYFPEVNVGERLGAPHGGGVIAEVRFTRR; encoded by the coding sequence ATGACCGCCCTGCGCACCCTTCTCCTGGGCCTCTTGGCCACCCTCCCCCTGCCCGCGCTGGCTGAGGACCTGCCCGATCTGCCCGCCTCTCATATTCTCGATACCAGTCGCTTCTTCGAAGAGGCCCGCGAAGCCGCCCTCAGCCAAAAGCTCCTCCAGCTGGCGGAAGAGAAAAACATTTTCGTCTACGCGGTCTCCTCCACCAGCATGATCTCCCTCACGCCGGACCAGTATGCGGAGCAGCTCTACCAGCACTGGATCGAGCCCACCGGGCGCAATGGCGTCATCGTGCTCTACGTCCGGGGCGAGCACAAACTGAGCTTCGGGGCGGCCGAAAAGCTGGAAGAATTTCTGCCCCGCTTCGAACTTGAGCGGATTTTTCGGACCGCCTCCGTGGCCGCCCGCCAGCAAGAGAGGGTGGCAGATCGCTTGGAGAGCGCCGTCACCGTGGTGGCCGAGGAGTTCTTCCGAACCGAATTGGCCGCTTCCAAAACCGAGGACTTGGTGACCAACCGAGAAAACCTCAAACTCTACATTTTCGTGGTGGGCGGAGCGGTCCTCGTCACCCTCCTCTTCTTCATCTTCTCCCGTCTCCTTCGCAGCAGCGAGCTGAAAGACTCCCGCTTCTACTACTTTCCGGAAGTGAACGTGGGCGAACGCTTGGGCGCTCCCCATGGCGGGGGCGTCATTGCTGAAGTTCGCTTCACCCGACGCTAG
- the lspA gene encoding signal peptidase II: protein MKFLWFLTLPFYVLDQLTKLWALRTFPDPDQVFAGHLTVIENFFYLTRVHNRGVAFGMFGQAGGANVIFAIVATLAMVTIALLWRRGLFPGRLNQVAVSLLLSGILGNLTDRLVHGYVVDFLDFYFGSYNYPCFNIADSCIFVAAFLFIYLSFKEPSKKAPQKAQP, encoded by the coding sequence ATGAAATTTCTCTGGTTCCTCACGCTCCCGTTTTACGTGCTCGACCAGCTGACCAAGCTCTGGGCGCTACGGACTTTTCCCGACCCGGACCAGGTCTTCGCCGGCCACCTGACCGTGATCGAAAACTTCTTCTACCTCACGCGCGTGCACAATCGCGGCGTGGCCTTTGGGATGTTTGGGCAGGCCGGCGGAGCCAATGTCATCTTCGCCATCGTGGCCACGCTCGCCATGGTCACCATCGCCCTCCTCTGGCGGCGGGGACTCTTCCCGGGCCGCCTGAATCAGGTGGCCGTCTCGCTTCTGCTCTCCGGCATTTTGGGCAACCTGACCGATCGCCTGGTGCATGGCTACGTCGTCGATTTTCTCGATTTCTACTTCGGCAGCTACAATTACCCTTGCTTCAATATCGCTGACTCCTGCATCTTCGTGGCCGCCTTCCTCTTCATCTACCTCTCCTTCAAAGAACCATCGAAAAAAGCTCCCCAAAAAGCCCAGCCATGA